In Magnolia sinica isolate HGM2019 chromosome 16, MsV1, whole genome shotgun sequence, the genomic window TCGCAAAATTGGTATTTCAAATCATGGTGCCTATGAGTGCATGAGATCCAGGCTGTTCACCTGGTGGGACTAGTGTGTACGCCATGAAtccaaaatcaggccagtctaGTCTGGTCAAGCAATTGGCTAGCCCATCAAAGAAGTCAACCACTGTTCCATATTTGACATCGTCTACCTGATGGCTGGACCGGCATAATCTGTTCAAAAGAGTGTTATACGTAATAATGTCTGCGCAACAATCAAAACTGCCAATTTCGCTAAAAACCTTGAATGCCCAATCCACGTCGCCTAATTTACACAAACCCTTGTTTACAATATTGAAAGTGCATGTGTCCGGAGGAAAATGCCCCTCTGTAAAGAACCTAACCACATCTTCGACTCGATTCTTCTTAACCATTAGATTCAAGAGATTATTATACATAATTGAATTCGGCCTACATTTAACCACATCTTCGACTCGATTCAGCTTTAACAAGCAAATCCATGGCAGAATCGTAATTACCTGCTAATGTGTGGGCGGATACCAAGTCCCCAAGAAGTGAGTTGTCGGCTGAATGCCCGTCGATCATCATGCAATCAAGAACTGATTTTGCTGCTTTGTGGAGGCCTGTTTCGCAGAGGACTCTTATCAAACAACTATAGGTCCCGACAAAGTGAATGAGCCCAAGGGTCGATTTTGTAAATTCGAAGAATTCAAGGGCTAGCTTGGAGTTTCTGCTGCCCAAGCATCTGATAACGGCGTGAACGACTGAAGGGGTTAATGCTTTAATGAAGAAGCTCGAAAGGGCACCGAGGGACGAAGAATTAACGAATAGGGTTGATATGACtttgatgatccaagggttggaggGGTTTGAggggtttgggattgggtctCGATCGACGGTGGGATTCGAGCAAGCATGGTGGAATCGCGTGATCAGACAGCGGCAGTTGTTGGAGTGTTGGAGTCGGTGGAGAACAATTTAAGAAGATAAGAGGAgttgggtggggcccaagggaggaAGGGGGGAGAAGCTGTCATGTGGGGGAGGAGGCCATTGATGGAGAATGGACGGTCCTGATGCATTTGATGGTGTCTAGACATGGTCATGATGGTAGTGGCGGGAAGAGTGGGGATAGAAGCGGCATATCAGGGTTTTTTCAAGGGAAAAAATGGAATGTTGCGTAATAGTTTGGCTGCTATGATGGCGGAGGAGAAGCAGTTTCTCTGTTGAGGAGAGTGGTGAGGGAGAGGGCAAGCATGGAAGTGTCTAAAATTGCGGAAATGCCCTTTCTCAGGAGCGAATTAGGTGCGGCCCAGGCTGCACATAAGATAGTGcgtcccttaccgtggggcccaccttgatgtatatggttctatatccactacgtccatctgtttttccagattattttatggtattttttcaaaaattaatcatataaaaatgtcaggtggaccattctataggaaacagtagtgatcgaattatctaccattaaaaacttcctaggtcccaccataattttttatttaaatcaaaCCTGTTGGTAAGGTAAAAAATCCTCAATGAAtagaaatataaatatataagcttgatccaaaacttctgtggtccacgAGACGCTTTTAACTGTCATTCACAGCTTAGTCCTTTTATatcgtccacctgagatttggacctgcttcaatcttgggatcatgccctaaaatgcacttgataaaattgatggacagcatggatatagaataaatacatcaaggtgggacccaccgtatgggctgcaccgtcttgggtgaggacCGGGTGCACTGTATCCGCTCCCATCCCCATAAGCAGATTGTCGGGGTCATATCGGGCTGTGTAGGGGCCACAGAAAtatccatgacaaatccactccgtccatctgttttgaaagatcacaataGGACAGGAGATCCAAAATTCACgtagatcataccacatgaaacagtagagattgaacgcctcggagccacataagttttgtattaggatgatatttgtgcctacagtttatctgagtagtACTAGCCCCATGAACcttttggatggcgtataaacatcatggtcagctccagtaaggtttcgaggggggggggggggttcgcACTGTTTGGTGTGGTCTagcccacctgacttttggatcTTACCGATTTTTATACCCAGTCCTaccgtggtctttcaaaacagatggacggagtggctttATCAGGGATTAATCCCTTTCAGCCTCAcccttacatggggcccaccttgatgtttgtattgtaTGTCTACATTGTCTATCCTTTCTTGTAgcacattttagggtatgagccccaaaatgaaggagatccaaatctcatgtggatcataCCAAAGGAATCAGCGGTGATTGGCCATCAcaagcttcttgtgggccatgaaagttttggatcaagttggtttttattctctttttttttcctcctcatctaggtttgtttgaccttattaacaggttggatgtggAATAAACATTAGGAAACAATTTGGTAGCCCCTgggatttttaatggtaaggtaTTCaaataccactgtttcctatagtatagtTCACCCCAGATTTGCATCTGcatcgtttttgggctcatgccctaaaatgatcaggcaAAACAAATGtaaaaaaacatacatcgaggtgaggCCCACGGTAAGGGACACAACATCTTGGGTGACGCCCCAGCCGCaccccaacctattcataaggtcaggtagacctggatgaagggaaaatacaaatatcagcttgacttaaaacttccatcgccccaagaagttttcaacgatcgGAGTTCAATCCTCGCGgttcacatgagctttggatctgcttcatttttgggcttatgccctaaaaggaggcagcaaaatgaatggacagcatgaataaaatacataaatcatggtggggctcacagagttttgacaccagctagctggtgtcggATTCACCGGCCAAAAGAGTACCCTGGCGCAAAGGATCATTCCCTTGATTGCACATTAGGAAGATCTTGCCCAGCAAACATCCACCATTCCTAATGTGTTAATGCATACCAGAAAAATGCCATAGCCATATTGACCAGACGATTTCAACGGTCCTGATTACGATGACATTCACCTGATTCTGGACCACCACTGTTTTCCTTCTTAACTGACAATTTCAAGCACTCTCACTTATCAACCTGATTCCCATGCGCCCTACACCGGAGACAGATTAGTCAGGCCCATCCACTCATCATCCACACAACAGTCATATGAGGAAGCAAAGGCGTAATTTCGATGTGTgcagtccacctgatgaatggaccagcctgAGCTTCCGGACACGGATTACATGTTGGACCCAACGTGTTACATGCTCCAGATCTCACACAAGAGACCCACAGCACTTGTGCCACAGTTCACTTCTCCGGTCTGTTGCAAAAATCTGAAGCATCTCTTCCAACAGTCCAGCACTTGCCGTCATGGTTTTTTGACCCTGCGAGTCATCCCAACTTGTTTAGGTTCGAGTGGAGTCGAGTCAGGGGGGAATATAAGCCCAACTCGCCCAAAGGGGTTCAACTCTATGTACCAGTCCCGACCGAATCCCAGTCGACTCGGGTGAGTCAGCAATCCATACATTCTGTAAAATAGCAAATTAGCAAATGAAATAGCAGTAGTCCAACAATCACCCAAGAAATGATCAACTGAATGATAAAAACATTCATGCACTGGTAAAGCACGACATGAGCAAAGCCATGGTGCACGTAGCGTACTTGCAACTCAAtctaaaaccatccaaatcaaggCTCCTGCTCTAGATGGGCACATGCCCAACATCAGATTCATCGGATGGCTATGAACtccaatgcactttttttttgttgaatttgggccatcAATTATGATAATTTTAACCATCAATTTGAAAGACAGTGATCTACGGCCAGGATCATCCCTTCAGTGTAGTTCTTGTCTAAATAATCTAAAATGGGgttcacaatttggatggtttggattgaggaACATTGTTCACGTACAAATGAACCATCATACTCAGCTGGCATATTAACTAATTCCCACTAACTCCAATTTCCATCAGCATCAAATAAACTGCAGTAGTAACGTGTTTCAgatcttctctttcttttgttttgttttttgtttttggctTTGTACAAAAGTCTGGATCAGAGTCTCAACCCTTGAATCCTAGCCGTTGTTCCACAGGCCTGTCCCTAGTACAACATCAACGCTAACATCGAGTGCTTTATACAATAGAGAATTCAATCCACAACCAGTAAGGTGCACTAGCCTTCTTCAACCCAAAGAAAGAAAGGGGAGCTATACACATGTACGGTATCCAAACCCGCAGGAGATCAATCTCCACGCTGTTCGGATGATTCTGTCGATTGGTTTCTTAGCTTTGATATCTTCTTCTATAATTCCAGGTTTAATAGTCGCTCGGCCTCCAATGCACGTTTGAGCTGACCACGTTCGTGAAAGACATGTAAGAGTTCGGGTGAAAGGGTTTTGAATTAGAAGACTTTGGTAGTGTGGATGATTTATTGATATGCATGTACTTGCAAATTGTATGCATGTCATGTGTGACTTAAATTAAATTGTCTATATAATGGGCCTAACTTtagattatttaaaataataatcataCTACTATTATGCATTAAAAGGTCAATTACTTCATATCTAATGGAGGGTTCACATCAAAACCAATCAATCATGGTGTGACACAACGGCAGTTATGGGGCCGTAAAAGCTGTTACGTAAAGGTAGCCTTTAGGTAagggtggcaactgttacacattATGGGGTCATAATGGCCGTTATAGAAAAATTACCCATAACCACAGTTAAGGCCCCCATAAAAGCCATAACGGTCTCTTACAAAACATATACAAGtttttcagtgttttttttttttttttttttttggtcaataAAAAAAGAATAGGTCGTTACAGATACCGTTACCATTATGGACTAACTTGCAATCAATACTATGAATTCAACAAACAAAATTCCATAAATTGTAGAACAAAATTAATCATGTAAATATTGTCTTATGTTTATACCCTATCTACGGTGGgttccatgatttggacagttaatGTTGGGTTAAATATATGACCCCTGTGGAATGCAAGTGCTGGTGTATCATTCATCaatccgccagagtatcaaataacactCCTCTTTGAATTACGATGAATGCAGGAGGGAATGGGATAAATGTTTGTACCTTTGCTGCTCGAGCACTCCATTCGCCCAGTATAGCTCTTAGTCTTTCATTCTCTTCAACATACTGTTCACTAATTTAACCAAAACACTAAATATCTAAAGATAACTAGCGAAATGCAATCAAGGGAGAGAATAATGCCAGTCAGGAAAACCATAAAAAATAACAAGAGAAATGTCCGGACACCTCGCAAAATTGCTATTTCAAATCATGGTGCCTATGAGTGCATGAGATCCAGGTTGTTCACCTGGTGGGACCAGTGTGTACgccatgaacccaaaattagGCCAGTCCAGTCTGGTCAACCAATTGGCCAGCTCATCAAAGAAGTCAACCAATGTTCCAGATTTGACAGCGTCTGCCTGATGGCTGGACTGGCATAATCCGTTCACAAGAGTGTTATACGTAACAATGTCTGCGCAACAATCAAAACTGCCAATTTCGCTAAAAACCTTGAATGCCCGATCTACGTCGCCTAATTTACACAAACCCTTTATTACAATATTGAAAGTGCATGTGTCCGGATGAAAATGCTCCTCTGTAAAGAACTTAACCACATCTTTGACTCGATTCTTCTTAACCATTAGATTCAAGAGATTATTATACATAACTGAATTCGGCCTACATTTGTATTCTTTAGCTTTAACAAGCAAATCCATGGCTGAATCGTAATTACCTGCTAATGCGTGGGCAGATACCAAGTCCCCAAGAAGTGAGTTGTCGGCTGAATGCCCGTTGATCATCATGCAATCAAGAACTGATTTTGCCACTTTGTGGAGGCCTGTTTCGCAGAGGACTCTTATCAAACAGCTATAGGTCCCGACAGAGTGCCTGAGCCCAAGGGTCGATTTTGTAAATTCAAAGAAGTCAAGGGCTAGCTTGGAGTTTCTGCTGCCCAAGCGTCTGATAACAGCGTGAGCCACTGAAGGGGTTAATGCTCCAATGAAGAATCTTGAAAGGGCATCGAGGGACGGAGAATGAACGAATAGGGTTGATATGACTTTGTTGATCCAACGGTTGGATGAGGTGGGGTTTGAggggtttgggattgggtctCGATCAACGGTGCGATTCGAGCAAGCACAAAGGAATCACGCGATCAGATGGTGGCGGCTGTTGGAGTGTTGGAGTCGGTGGAGAAGATTTAAGAAGATAAGAGGAGTTGGGTGGGGCCCAGGGAAGGAAGGGGGGAGAAGAGGTCTTATGGGGGAGGAGGCCATTGATGGAGAACGGACGGTCCTAATGCATTTGATGGTGTCTAGTCATGGCCATGATGGTAGTGGTGGGAAGAGTGGGGATAGAAGCGGCATATTAGGGTTTTTCCTGGGGAAAAACATGGAATGTTGCGTAAGAGTTTGGCTGCTGCGATGGCGGAGGAGAAGCAGTTTGTCTGTTGAGGAGAGTGGTGAGTGAGAGGGCAGGCATGGAAGTATCTGAAATTGCGGAAATGCCCTTTCTCAGGTGCGAATTAGGTGCGGCCCAAGCTGCACATAAGACAGTGcgtcccttaccgtggggcccaccttgatgtatatgttctatatccactacgtccatctgtttttccaaatcattttatggtatttttccaaaaattaaccatttaaaaatatcaggtggaccattttatatgaaacagtagtgattgacttatctaccattaaaaacttcctagatcccactataattttttatttaaatcaaacctgttggtaaggtaaaaaaaaaatcctggatgaatagaaaaataaaatataagcttgatccaaaacttctgtggaccacGAGACGTTTTTAACTGTCATTCACAGCTTAGTCCTTTAAtacggtccacctaagatttggacctgcttcaatcttgggatcatgccctaaaatgcgcttgataaaattgatagacagcatggatatagaataaatacattaaggtaggaCCCACCGTAAGGGCtgtaccgtcttgggtgaggcccaggcgcacctaatccgctcccttcccCAGAAGCAGATTGCGGGGGTCATATTAggctatgtagggcccacagaaatatccatgacaaatccactccgtccatctgttttgaaagatcacaataGGACAGGAGATCTAAAATTCATGTAGGTCATACCACGtgaaacagtagagattgaacgcctaggagccacataagttttgtattaggatgatatttgtgcctacagtttatctgagtagtACAAACCCcatgaacgatttggatggcatataaacatcatggtcagctccagtaaggtttcaacgggaCCGTTCTCACTGTTTGGTTTGGTCTagcccacctgacttttggatcTTACCGATTTTTATACCCAGTCCTAccttggtctttcaaaacagatggacggagtggctttATCAAGGATTAATCCCTTTCAGCCTCAcccttacatggggcccaccttgatgtatgtattctatgtcTACATTGTCTATCCTTTCTTCGAGCAcaatttagggtatgagccccccaaacgaaggagatccaaatctcatgtggatcataccaaaggaataagtggtgattggccatcacaaacttcttgtgggccatgaaagttttggatcaagttggtatttattctctttttttttttttcctcctcatctcggtttgtgtaaccttattaacaggttggatgtggAATAAACATTAGGAAACATTTTGGTagcccctgggaagtttttaatggtaaggtattcaaacaccactgtttcctatagtatagtTCACCCGAAATTTgcatctgcttcgtttttgggctcatgccgtaaaatgatcagGCAAAACAAAtgtaaaaaaacatacatcaaggtgagccccacggtaagggacacaacatcttgggtgaggccccaGCCGCaccccaacctattcataaggtcaggtagacctggatgaagggaaaatacaaatatcagcttgacttaAAACTTCCATTGCCcctagaagttttcaaccatCGGAGTTCAATCcccgtggttcacttgagctttggatctgcttcatttttgggcttatgccctaaaaggaGGCAGCAAAATGATTGGatagcatgaataaaatacatacatcatggtggggctcacagagatttGACACTAGCTAGCTGGTGTCGCATTCACCGGCCAAAAGAGTACCCTAGGGCAAAGGATCATTCCCTTGATTACACCTTAGGAAGACCTTGCCCAGCAAACATCCACCATTCCTAATGTGTTAATGCATACCAAAAAAATGCCATAGATATTGACCAGACGATTTCAACGGTCCTGATCACGATGACATTCGCCTGAATCTGGACCACCATTGATTTCCTTCTTAACTGACAATTTCAAGCACTCTCGCTTATCAAACTGATTCCCATGCGCCCTACATCAGAGACGGACTAGTCAGGCCCATCCACTCGTCATCCACACAACAGTCATATGAGGAACCGTAATTTCGATGTGTgcagtccacctgatgaatggaccagcctgAGCTTCGGGTGACAGATTACATGTTGGACCCAACGTGTTACATGCTCCAGATCTCACACAAGAGACCCACAGCACTTGTGCCACAGTTCACTTCTCTAGTCTATTGCAAAAATCTGAAGCATCTCTTCCAACAGTCCAACACTTGCCGTCATGGTTTTTTGACCCTACGAGTCATCCCAACTTGTTtgggttcaagtcgagtcgaataTAAGCCCAATTCGCCCAAAGGGGTTCAACTCTATGTACCAGTCCCGACCGAGTCCCAGTCGACTCGGGTGAGTCAGCAATCCATACATTCTGTAAAATAGCAAATTAGCAAATGAAACAGCAGTAGTCCAACAATCACCCAAGAAATGATCAACTGTATGATAAAAACATTCATGCACTGGTAGAGCACGACATGAGCGAAGCCATGGTGCACCTAGCCTACTTGCAACTCAAtctaaaaccatccaaatcaaggCTCCCGCTCTAGATGGGCACATGCCCAACATCAGATTGATCAGCGGCTGTGAACtccaatgcacttttttttttgttgaatttgggccatcAATTATGATAATTTTAACCATCAATTTGAAAGCCAGTGATCTACCGCCAGGATCATCCTTTCAGTGTAGTTCTTGCCTAAATAACCTAAAATGGGgttcacaatttggatggtttggattgaggaACATTGTTCACGTACAGATGAACCATCATACTCAGCTGGCACATCAACTAACTCCCACTAACTCCAACTTTCCATCAGCATCAAATCAACTGCAGTCGTAACGCATTTCAgatattctttttcttttgttttgtttttttgtttttggcttTGTACAGAAGTCTGGATCAGAGTCTCAACCCTTGAATCCTAGCCGTTGTTCCACAGGCCCACCCCTAGTACAACATCAACACTGACATCGAGTGCTTTATACAATAGAGAATTCAATCCACAACCAGTAAGGTGCACTAGCCTTTTTCAACCCAAAGAAAGAAAGGGGAGCTATACACATGTACAGTATTCAAACCCGACAGGAGATCAATCTCCATGCTGTTCGGATGATTCTGTCGGATGGTTTCTTAGCTTTGATATCTTCTTCTGTAATTCCATGTTTAATAGCCGCTCGGCCTCCAATGCACGTTCGAGCTGACCACGTTCATGAAAGACATGTAAGAGTTCGGGTGAAAGGGTTTTGAATTAGACGACTTTGGCAGTGTGGATGATATATTGATATGCATGTACTTGCAAATTGTATGCATGCCATGTGTGACTTAAATTAAACTGTCTATATAATGGGCCTAACTTtagattatttaaaataataatcataCTACTATTATGCATTAAAAGGTCAATTACTTCATATCTAATGGAGGATTCACATCAAAACCAATCAATCATGGTGTGCCGCAACGGCAGTCATGGGGCCATAAAAGCTGTTATGTAAAGGTGGCCTTTATGTAagggtggcaactgttacacattatggggtcgtaatggccgttatagaAAAATGACCCATAACCGCAGTTAAGGCCCCCATAAAAGCCATAACGGTCTCttacaaaacatttttaagtttttcaggtttttttttttttggtcaataAAGAAAGAATAGGCCGTTACGGctaccattaccgttatggaataatTTGCAATCAATACTATGAATTCAAAAAACAAAATTCCATAAATTGTAGAACAAAATTAATCATGTAAATATTGTCTTATGTTTATACCCTATCTACGGTGAattccatgatttggacagttaatGTTTGGTTAAATATATGACCCCTGTGGAATGCAAGTGCCGGTGTATCATTCATCagtctgccggagtatcaaataacactCCACTTTGAATTACGATGAATGCAGGAGGGAATGGGATAAATGTTTGTACCTTTGCTGCTCGAGCACTCCATTCGCCCAGTATAGCTCTTAGTCTTTCATTCTCTTCAACATACTGTTCACCAATTTAATCAAAACTGTAAATATCTGAAGATAACTAGCAAAATGCAGTCAAGGGAGAGAATAATGCCAGTCAGGAAAACCAGAAAAAATAACAAGAGAAATGTCCGGGCACCTCGCAAAATTGCTATTTCAAATCATGGTGTCTATGAGTGCATGAGATCCAGGCTGTTCACCTGGTAGGACCAGTGTGTATGCCATGAacccaaaatcaggccagtccagtcTGGTCAACCAATTGGCCAGCCCATCAAAGAAGTCAACCACTGTTCCAGATTTGACATCGTCTGCCTGATGGCTGGACCAGCAGCCTGACTTCTGCGCCACAGTACATGCGGGGTGGGATCCACAAAAAGAAAAGTCCTGATCCCACACAGGTGGCACATTGTTACGTGTCAGTGAAATAGAATTTGGAACCCTATCCCACAAGTAGAGTATAGCAGGTTTCAAATAATTACGGCCAAGAAAGAAAGAGGAGCAAGAAAatacccaaaataaataaatattcaaaAGATGCAAAGATTCAAATAGATGAAACAACCCTAAACAAGATAGCAGTCAGAATACCAAGAATACCTGATTATTGGTTATGCGGATGCTCTGAACCTCAGAGTCTCGCTCTGCAATCAAATTGCGGGCAAGGCGTAGCTCTGATTGCATTTGATTCATCTGCATTGACCAATTTCCACGTTGGCATGTGCATACTGAAATAAATAATGCCAATTTAAGCTGCTACACTCCTTGGTAAAAGCAATATATTCGGTGAAATATACAAACATGATCATTATAATTTCCAATCAATCCCTTCCACACTGCCTCCACTTGCAACAGATTTGAACTCGGGACATTCCAGGTTTTGGACTCGACGCATAAATTACCAGCAAGGCCACAATCCCAGATAACAattctttttaaaatataaatttaacAGTGGCATGTTGGCAAAGAATCATAGCAGTGTTTTAAAACCCAGGCCGGACCTGAACCATAAACCAAAATCGCTGGGGTACATATAAACCCATTTTAGGGAGAAAGCTGTTCAGACCATCCAGTCCACTGGGAGAGAACCATCCAGGTGGGGCGGTTTTAGTAGAACTGATTCAAATGATTTGGTCACTTCTGCAATAAGGAAATCCGATGTCCTTCTACGGGAGaatatttggttttctttttctaaatttgTTTTTAATCAAATCATTTATGATGCCCGGCGGATTTTGTTAGCAGTTGTGGAGTACCAGGAACGAAATTGGAAATGCTTCCTCAATAAACAAAGGCCATGGGAACAAATAGTAGGGGAATCTGAGAGGGAGGTCTTAGAGTGTGTGGATGGTAATCAAGATGTAAATGTAGATTCTGTGGTTTCTATGTTTGGATTGTAAAGGGTCTGTATCCACAATCTTTCTGTGGATCTGGTTCCTATTGGGATGATTTTAGTGGTGAATGTCGGGTTCTTATTTTGCAGCTTCTCAGAAAAATTAAATCGCtcactcttcaaaaaaaataaaaaataaaaataaacaatttcAAATCAAATCATTTATGATGCCAAAGGGGGTGAGAAGTGGAAACGGACAGACCAGTAGTTGGATCAGTATTGAACTAACCATCCACCAAAATGTGCCGGGGTCCACTGGCTTTTAAAACATTGttttagaattattttatttatgagTTCTAATCATACTCTCAGTACCAACAACCTGAGAACTTGGAGCTTAGAAGACCCTGACACCCTATCCTTTTCAAATCGCGTGCGCACAAGAGGAGACCCGAAATGGGCCCAAACTGAGGCAGGAATCCCCATTAGATCATTTCGTACATACAGTTGTACATAGATGGCAGAAAATACAACTATATGTGTTAGAAtacagaaaatacaaatatatgcGTTAGTTGCTAGTTGTTTACATGCGTGTGACCAGAAAATAGCATGTTTACACAACTGTACACAGCTGCGGCAGGAGTCCACATTAGGTCAGTTTGCAATTGTACATACAGTTGTACATAAACAGGAGAAATACAACTCTATGCTTTAGTACTAACTGCGTACATACATGTGACCCAAAAAAAGCAAGTTTACACAACCGTATGGCTGTGCATACAGCCCTAGTTCTCATACACATCGTTTGTTTTGATTTCTAGTTGTATTGgtagtttatttacttttttttcttGAGTTCTTTCACATGGTTAGAAAGTCCAGATTGTATGCGAATTAGGAAAGATAGTGCCACTCAAAAAGGAAACCATGTATGACTGTTTATTAATATTGCCACAGGCCGTACACAGAGGAAACTATGTATGACTGTTCTGGCCACTAGGTGGTTATTTGATGATCAAATCTGGTACTTTaatctttttctacttttaaattCTAGTTGCACAAGTACCCAAAACCAATGATACATtctaataaatataattttagcTAGTTCTCTTTATATCTCAAGTGCAGTTTATTGTTACTTTGTCCGCAATTTTCCTGTAATTTTGTGCGGCAAGTGCAACAACTCAGATGGCTGAAAGAGTATTACCTCAGCAGATAATGCCCGCAGTTCTTGATCACGAGCTGCTAACAGATGGGCAAGATCGACCTGCAGAAGTCATGCAACAAGTGCTTATCATTTTAATCCAGTTTTCATTTAATCTTCATTATAACATAATTTGTGAAGAGGAAAAG contains:
- the LOC131229120 gene encoding pentatricopeptide repeat-containing protein At5g46100-like, which encodes MMINGHSADNSLLGDLVSAHALAGDVDRAFKVFSEIGSFDCCADIVTYNTLVNGLCQSSHQADAVKSGTLVDFFDELANWLTRLDWPNFGFMAYTLVPPGEQPGSHALIGTMI